CTTTTCACCAGCACGGCGCGCACGCCCAGGTGGCGGGGTTCCATCGCGGCGTGCTCGCGCGAGCTGCCTTCGCCGTAGTTCTCATCGCCCACCACGATGCTGCCGACGCCCATGCTTTTGAGCGTGCGAGCGGCCACCGGCACGGCCACGTAGGGGTTGCCCTGGATACCGCTGGCTTTCACGGCGTTGGTTTCGCCGGTGAAGGCGTTGGTCGCGCCGATGAGCATGTTGTTGGAAATATTATCCAGGTGACCGCGGAACTTGAGCCACGGGCCGGCCATGCTGATGTGGTCGGTGGTGCACTTACCTAGCGCCTTAATAAGCACGCGCAGGCCCAGCAGGTCCCTGCCTTCCCAGGGCTTAAAGGGCTCCAGTAGTTGCAGGCGGTCGGAATTTCTATCAACCAGCACCTGCACGCCGCTGCCATTGGCAGCGGGAGCCTGGAAGCCCGCGTCTTCCACGGCAAAGCCGGCCGGGGGCAATTCCACGCCCACGGGCTCGTCGAGCTTCACCGCGCCACTACGGCCGGGCAGGGTGTCGGTGAGGGGGTTAAACGTGAGGTTGCCGGCAATGGCAAAGGCGGTCACGATTTCGGGCGAGGCCACGAAAGCGTGGGTATTGGGGTTGCCATCGTTGCGCTTGGCGAAGTTGCGGTTAAAACTCGTAATAATCGAGTTTTTGCGCTTGGGGTCGTCGGTGTGGCGGGCCCACTGCCCGATGCACGGACCGCAGGCATTGGCCAGCACTACCCCCCCCATCTCGGCGAAGGTATCGAGCAGACCGTCGCGGGCCACGGTGTAGCGCACCTGCTCCGAACCAGGCGTAATGGTGAATTCGGCGTTGACGGTTAGGCCCTTATCCACGGCCTGCTTGGCGATGCTGGCGGCGCGGGTAATATCCTCGTAGCTCGAATTGGTGCACGAGCCGATGAGGCCCACTTCCAGCTTCTCGGGCCAGCCGTGCGCGCGCACGGCGGCGGCAAACTCCGAAATCGGCCAGGCCGCGTCCGGCGTGAACGGGCCGTTCACGTAGGGCTCCAGGGTGTTGAGGTCAATCTCGATGAGCTGGTCGTAGAAATCGGCGGGGTTGGCATACACCTCGTCGTCGGCGCGCAGGTGCTGGGCCACGCCCCTGGCCAGGTCGGCGATATCGGCGCGGTCGGTGCTGCGCAGGTAGTCGCCCATCTTCTCATCGTAGCCAAAAACGGAGGTCGTGGCCCCGATTTCCGCGCCCATGTTGCAGATGGTGCCCTTGCCGGTGCAGCTCAGGTTCTCCGCACCTTCGCCGAAATATTCCACAATGGCCCCGGTGCCGCCCTTTACGGTTAGGATGCCCGCTACCCGCAGAATCACGTCCTTGGCCGAGGTCCAGCCGCTGAGCTTACCGGTCAGCTTCACGCCAATCACCTTCGGGAATTTCAGCTCCCAGGGCATCCCGGCCATCACGTCCACGGCATCGGCACCGCCCACGCCGATGGCCACCATGCCCAGGCCGCCCGCATTAGGGGTGTGCGAGTCGGTGCCAATCATCATGCCGCCCGGAAAAGCGTAGTTTTCGAGCACTACTTGGTGAATGATACCCGCGCCCGGCTTCCAGAAGCCAATGCCGTATTTATTGGATACCGAAGCTAGGAAATCGTAGACTTCGCGGTTTTCCTCGTTGGCCAGGGCCAAGTCCTCGGTGGCCCCATCGCGGGCCTGGATGAGGTGGTCGCAGTGCACGGTGCTGGGCACGGCGGTTTTGTCGCGGCCGGCCTGCATAAACTGAAGCAAGGCCATCTGGGCGGTGGCATCCTGCATAGCCACGCGGTCGGGGGTAAAATCGACGTAGCT
The genomic region above belongs to Hymenobacter psoromatis and contains:
- a CDS encoding aconitate hydratase, yielding MAFDLDMIRAVYAGLGSRIEAARTAVGRPLTLTEKILYAHLYGGKVGEAYQRGVSYVDFTPDRVAMQDATAQMALLQFMQAGRDKTAVPSTVHCDHLIQARDGATEDLALANEENREVYDFLASVSNKYGIGFWKPGAGIIHQVVLENYAFPGGMMIGTDSHTPNAGGLGMVAIGVGGADAVDVMAGMPWELKFPKVIGVKLTGKLSGWTSAKDVILRVAGILTVKGGTGAIVEYFGEGAENLSCTGKGTICNMGAEIGATTSVFGYDEKMGDYLRSTDRADIADLARGVAQHLRADDEVYANPADFYDQLIEIDLNTLEPYVNGPFTPDAAWPISEFAAAVRAHGWPEKLEVGLIGSCTNSSYEDITRAASIAKQAVDKGLTVNAEFTITPGSEQVRYTVARDGLLDTFAEMGGVVLANACGPCIGQWARHTDDPKRKNSIITSFNRNFAKRNDGNPNTHAFVASPEIVTAFAIAGNLTFNPLTDTLPGRSGAVKLDEPVGVELPPAGFAVEDAGFQAPAANGSGVQVLVDRNSDRLQLLEPFKPWEGRDLLGLRVLIKALGKCTTDHISMAGPWLKFRGHLDNISNNMLIGATNAFTGETNAVKASGIQGNPYVAVPVAARTLKSMGVGSIVVGDENYGEGSSREHAAMEPRHLGVRAVLVKSFARIHETNLKKQGMLALTFANKADYDLIEEDDQVDILGLTSFAPGQPLQVRLRHADGDTDLLTVNHTYNEGQIGWFRAGSALNLIKLETGGVGAF